A segment of the Zingiber officinale cultivar Zhangliang chromosome 8B, Zo_v1.1, whole genome shotgun sequence genome:
TTCTACGCGGTCTTCTCGTTATATCCTAGGAAACTTATACACTGGGCAAAAAATTCATGATAGTATTTGGGTACACATTCAGCTCACCACAATCAATCAGTATTTGGTTATCCACGTGTTTTCTCATTGTATCCTGAGAAACAGATATCTGACGCAAGCATAGTCGGAGGTGACGAATTTACTTTAAGGAAACTGCGTCGAACATATACCTTGATATTTCCTTTTTTCGATTGAGCGACCCATTCAAACTCGGTAGTGGGGCGACTTGCATCTCAACTCAATAATCGGGTGACTTGCGTGCTGACTCAGTAGCACTTGGAGTCCACTAGGGAGCACTCGCTCGACATCTCAGTCGACTCAACACTCGAAGACTCGGCATGCGTCTCACTCGAGGTCTTGACTCAACTCTCGGTAGCTCGGGAACTCAACTTCCACTTGGACTTGCGAAGTACTTGAGCTGCTCGGATCTCGCATCACTAAAAAAGTACTCAGAGCAGTCTTTCTATTTGTGACAACCCACTTAGACTCGGGCTATATACTTCCTATTTGGGAACACCGCTTGGACAAAGAAGTAAATAACATTAATCAACCCAAGTCCACGACTTGAGATTATCAGTTTAAATCATTTCACTAGATAAGTCTAAATTGTTTTCAATTTTCATTTCCATTTAGACTATATTCCCCATATCTTCAATAATAAGATTGTCTAACACCTACTTGGCGATGAGGTTCGTGACTGAGGAATCGAAGTAACTCCACTCTTTCTCTCTGGCGACTGTATTATGGATTGGATTGATAATTGACCTAAAAATATTAGACGGATGGATCATTTACTGTGagtatttttcaatctaaaactTTTATGAAATGGGATGAGTTACATTCAGGATTAGTATACAAACCAGATATACGgtgctaattaaaaaaaaaaaaaagttatggaCTGAATCAGACGTTCACGTTCCTATCCAATTTGGGCTCCCTTCCTATCCTTGGTGCTTCGGCCCAGTGCAGAGACAACTGGCCTTTTTAACGTTGCCTCCGAATTACGATTATTAAcgatattatcattattattatccAAGCAGTCCCCGTTTAGATTTGGGCTGCTCTCCATGGCGAGCCGCGGCCTTCTGCGTCTCGCACTTCGATTTCTAGGCGGCTTCCGAATCGTGCCACAATAAGCAACCAAACCGCAGACGGAAGAGCTTGGAGGCGAAGGCCATGGAGTCCTTCGCCTTCTGCACCATGCCGCTGCTCGCCTTTTCCCACTCTCTCAAAATTCCCCACAGGCTCTACCTCCGACGGCTGCTTGTCCCGCCAAATCCGGGCCTCTTTACTGCCGGGAGAGCCAGGTGCTTCGGTAGCCTCCACCCCAACAGACCGCgagaaattttccttatttccttaGCAGGGAGTCTTTTGCGGACTTCTTCTTTGGGGTCGCCAGTTAATCGTGGATTGGCTTGCATATCGAGCTCCACTGGGTCGTCTGGCCCCAATGGCGGCGGAAACGATGGGACTGGCCGTTGGGATGGTGACGGTGGTGGGGATGGTGGATTCCGCGGCAGCAGTGCGCAATCCTTCTCTATCGGAGAAGAGTCCGTTGAGGCTTCTTCCCGCGTGCCAGACGTGATAATTCTTGATGTTGGGGTGAGCGTACTGATCTTTGTTCTTGTCACTTCGTCAGTACGATGTTATTTAGTCCATTTTCGATAAATATTTGAGCTTCATGGATTTTTAGGGAATGACTTGCGGAGGATGTGCTGCCAGCGTGAAGCGCATTTTGGAGAGTCAAGTAAGGATCATTCCTACTTTTGTTGTAGATATCTGAGTTAAGAAATGAGTATCGTGAATATAATGAATAAATAATCAGAGCTGTGATTTTTTTCTCATCTCAATGACGGTCACACATGCTTTAGTTGATGCATTTGTAGATCAGAACATCTCCTTTTGTTGGATGCCTGGATGACAAATCCAATGGACGGGATTCTAAACTAGTTTTCAGTTATGAGGATTTTGTTTCTTGTTTCTTTTTTCACAATATTTCTATCTATCACCCACAATGAGTGTGAAGCTATCTATCATGAAAGTGTAGATGCAAGAGTTCTGGGATTTTTTTTTATCACTATTGACATAAAAGATAAGCATAGTAAACAATTCTTCTACCTATGTTCTTTTTAGCAATCATGTTATGTTACCTATGTTATTGTCATCTGTTTCTTGTGATTGTACAGCCTCAAGTGTCATCAGCAAGTGTTAATCTTGCAACTGAGACTGCAATTGTGTGGGCAATTCCTGAAACCAAGGTCATGCCAAACTGGAAACAACAATTGGGAGTTAGACTTGCAGGCAATTTGACAACTTGTGGATTCAAATCCAGTTTTCGAGGTATTTTTCCTCCATGACACCGGTTTGGAAAAAGCTATCAAATTGATTGAATTTGGGTCATTTTCTAGGCTTaccattttcttaaaaattctaaAGCTCTTATTATAAACTACTGCAATTAATGTTTATGGTTCATTGTAGATTCTGATAGAGTGAATGTTTACAAAGTATTTGAGAGGAAGATGGATGAAAAGCTTCAGAAATTAAAACAAAGCGGTAACATCCTTGCTCCATTATACCATAAAATCCAGTTTAAGACTTGAAAACGGTTATATCCTATTACCATGTAAATTAATCCTGTGTCTGCTTCTCTTACCATTAATGATTCAACGTACTGCagatttaaattgtttattttttcttaaataatATAATACACATGTTTCCAGGTAGAGAGCTTGCTGTATCATGGGCGTTATGTGCTGTATGTCTCCTAGGGCATGTCTCTCACATCTTTAAAGCTGGTCCTTCTTGGCTTCAGACTTGCCATTCTACTAGTTTTCATATGTCACTTTCGTTGTTCACATTTTTTGGTCCTGGTCGCAAACTTGTTCTTGATGGCTTCAGAAGTTTGTTCATGGGTTCGCCTAACATGAACACATTAGTTGGTTTAGGTGCTTTATCATCCTTTGCAGTCAGTACAATTGCTGCCTTAATTCCAAAACTGGTATTTACAATCTTATACAGGAAGATGCTTTAATTTATTATGTTTGTTGCTATACATGCATCTGCTTGTTGACCATGCTCCTTATCAACATGTTTTAATGGTTATAAAAAATGTTGTTTGATTATGTCATAGCAACAAAAGAGGCGGGGAGGGATGGGGATGCACAAACAAAGGACGGCAATGTGAGACAACAAATTGTAAGGGTAGGGGTGCAGGGAGTGGTAGACTTGTTGATGCCCAGAAAATGAGGCTTCAGTATCAAACCAGTGACTACACTTTGTATGCGTATAACTCCAAACCTAACTATATTAGTGACTATCAATGTCTGATTATCATTTTAGTGACAAATTTCTCCCACTAATAACAAAATGATAATATCAATTTAGATTGGTatgaagaaattgaaaaattatttgtgtTTTCTTATTAGTAAAACTGTAGGACTTTGCTAGCGTGTTGATGGTAACAGTATGCCAAACGAAGCATTCCATACTATGTCAAAACATGGATATATCATACTATTTTGCTTAGGAGCAAGCAAGGCAGCTGCTTGTTTTATGTTGCTGTGGTGAAAGAAATTCTTCTTAATGCTAGTTTGATTAGAATGCATGATGACAGAAGTACATATTAGGATGCATAACAAGGCTATAATACTACTTGGCATTTCCAGTGAGGATTGATATTGTACTTTTTTGAATAATTCTTGATCAGAGAAAACCATCCATACAATTGCAGAGCAATACTGGGTTGAAACCCTATCAATTCTGCACACCCTTTCTTCATCTGCAGATTCTATATTTATGTGCTTCCTAATTTTTTGGCTTCATCTCTGCCTAGAGAAAAAAGATAAATAACATCGAAGTGCAATTTTTGTTCTAAAGGGGCAGCTTGGTGCCTGCCAATTTGAGATCCTGGAGAAGGGtcaaatcacatttggtctattGTATGCAGCCCTACCTTGCATTgcattgcaagaggttgtttccgcgATTCGAACCTGTGACCAcaaggtcacatggcaacaatttTCGCATTGCACCAAGGCTCCCTTTCTTAATTCAAAATCTTTAGTTTCTTTGATATCGATATCCTAGGACCTACAGCAATCTTGTATAACTCCGGATTGTATAATTTCTTATATTCTTTGTCCTTTAAGTAGGGATGGAAAACATTCTTTGAAGAGCCAATTATGCTGATAGCTTTTGTTCTACTGGGGAAGAATCTTGAACAGAGAGCCAAGATAAAAGCGACTAGTGACATGACAGGGCTCCTGAATATCCTTCCAGCGAAAGCACGCCTCATGATCCACACTGATGCAAGAGAGGTTCCATCAACTGTGGAGGTTCCATGTAGTGACCTCCACATTGGTGACCAGGTTGTCGTACTCCCAGGAGTGAGTAAAAATGGcatttcttttctaatttaatggaATATTTTAAGCAATGAATGTGTTGAACAATCCAACTTCCTTCAATTTGGATAACAAAATTTCATGAGATCCATTTAGTTCTAGAATCTACAGACCAAAATCATGTTAATTTGTGAATCCTGAACAGAACTTATCTGCATGCCATCCATTTTTGACATTTTGTTCAATACAATAAACAAAGTGCCTAGGCATCCTGATACTCCAGTTGTCCATTCTCTATTGATAAATTTTATCTCCTTCAATGCTTCAAAATTGAACTTTTACATGAATTCTTTATGACTCTGTTCAATGGATAAAATCTGAATGTATGCTAGTTATTCATTTTTGTGTCTTCCTCCTAGGATCGCGTACCAGCTGATGGAATCGTTAAAGCTGGAAGAAGTACAGTTGATGAATCAAGTTTCACTGGAGAGCCTCTACCTGTGACAAAACTTCCTGGGGTATACCTCTTCTAGTTCCTAAAATTTTGCCTGTGTTACAAAGAATTGCAAAATTTACTTTTTATATATGCTTGTTGCTATACTTTGAGCCATTAGTCACACATTTTAAGATCTAATTTAGTTCTTTTCTATCATAGGCTGAAGTCACAGCTGGAAGCATTAACTTGAATGGCACACTAACCATAGGAGTAAGAAGACCAGGAGGGGAAACTGCTATGGGAGATATTGTTCGGTTGGTGGAGAATGCACAGACAAGGGAAGCTCCTGTGCAACGTTTAGCTGATAAGGTGAATAATTAGTAACTTtttgtccccccccccccccccacacacacacacacgatgtgtgtgtgtgcgtgccCCGTTTTCTGCACTGGGggcgtccgctctgcgcacccaGTGCAGAAAACGGGGGCACCCAGTGCCTTAGTGGTGCGcggagcggaggcacccagtgcagtgacatggtggtgcgcagagcagACGCACCCAGTGCAGAAAACGGGGCACCCTGTGCCTTGGTGGTGCGCGGAGCGGACACACCCAGTGCAGTGACATGGTGGTGTGCAaagcggacgcacccagtgcagaAAACGGGGGCACCCAGTGCCTTAGTGGTGCGCAGAGGGGgcgcacccagtgcagtgccttggtggtgcgcagagcggacgcacccagtgcagaAAACGGAGCCACCCAGTGCAGAAAAtggaggcacccagtgccttggtggtgcgcagagcggacgcacccagtgcagtgccacggtggtgcgcagagcggacgcacccagtgcaggaaacggaggcacccagtgccttggtggtgcgcagagcggacgcacccagtgcagaaaacggaggcacccagtgccttggtggtgcgcagagcggacgcacccagtgcagtgccatgtTGGTGCGCAGAGtggacgcacccagtgcaggaaacggaggcacccagtgccttggtggtgcgcagagcggaggcacccagtgcagtgccttggtggtgcgcagagcggacgcacccagtgccttggtggtgcgcagagcgggggcacccagtgcagtgccatggtggtgtGCAGAGCGGACGAAAATCTTTGGCTAAATACCCACGGGTATTCTTGGAAGGAAGCGTTTTGAGGTATGTACTATATTTCTAAGTCTTTCTTGGTAAATTTTGGTAGCGTTCAAACCCTATATGGAGCCATAAAAGGTCTTAGTAAGATCGTTTAAAGGCAGGAGGCCGAATATGGATCTGAACCTGGATTTTATGGTAAGCTTGAAGGGTAAGAAACTACTTATAATTTACCTTGAAAAATGACTGAAAGATTTGAACAATCTATAAgaaattggtatcagaactcaAGAACTGCCGACCTAGAATACCTTGATTTAGAAACCAAGGACTCTCTGAAAGGAATTTCAAATAATATTAGTGTTATTTATGGTAGACTGCTCTTACACTCTAAAGTCTCAATTTCAGAGTATAAAGTTCTCCTGAACTTAATTACTCAAAACCATTTGGGAATAACTCAGTTGTTGCAGAATTTACTAAAGGAGCAAAGGAAAATACAGTAAGCAGTATTGCAGCTTCAAAAAGAAATATTgcagcaaaaaccaattttgatgAAGCTTTAATAAGTACAGAGGAGATAAGTTCACCAGCTATTGGTTTTATATGTGTCAAGGAGGCAACAAATAAAGATATTAATCGACAAAACAACACAATAATTGATTTGCTTCTAAGAATCAATTTCAAGTTAGATCAATTACTTGCCAAATCTGTTCCTACTAACACTGAACAGATATTAAGTCTTACAAAGCAGCTTGAAGGTCTTACTCTTGGGAAGCCTAAAAAGAAGGAACCCTTCTACGTTTACCAAGATCCATTGGTAATCTacaagaaggaaaaggaaaagcttaATGGCGACTCGAAATAGACCAGTAATATCTGAAAGAAGTATTACCAAGACCTCTGAACCGGTAACTTCTTCTCAAGAAGACTAAATCAGAAGTTACAGAAGAATGGCGAGATTTCGCTATGAGGCACAAAGAAGATTGAATCACACAAGGGGAGCTAGAACTCTTGAAAGCCAGTTAAATCCAGAGGCTGAGTTAGAACTATCACAAAGACAGAGGGCTTCTCTTGTTCCAGCAGAAACTCTATATTCTGTAAATTGGTCAGAGCCTAGACATCGAGTTTATCAACATTATTCTGAGACCAGAATATTGGTCACTGGGGGACAACAGAATTTACCGCTAATAAATCAAGAAAGCTACTCTATTCTACGAGCAGAAGGTATGCAATTAATACATCTGGGTTTAGTCATGATCAGAATACATGCTTTGCATCGTAGAAATGCAGGAGTAAATGCTTTAGTTGTCTTAAGAGATACCCGATGGAGAGATGACAGATCAATAATCGGTACAATGGAAGTAGATCTCTCAGGAGGTACGCAACTCGTTTATATAGCTCCAAATATGCTTCTAAGCATAGATGATTTCTTTAATCACATTGAAATAGCCATACAAACACACGGCTATGAGGAGTGGAATACTGCAGATTCCAATCTATTAATTACCCGAGGATTAATTGGCCGACTGACTAATACAAGTTATGTGGGTTTTCGTTATAATGTTCAAAACGTTGCAGATTATTTGGCCAGTGCGGGTATTCATGCAGTATCAGCAACTCCAAGAACCATTGCAGAATTACAAGGAATGAAATGGATCCTACAACCACCAAATTCTTCACAGATCCGAAATCCACAAGAGGTAAGAACGACAACCTTGATGGATGGATCTATTGCTCTCTCATTTCAgggttatcaagcaacaaaaaaTTCGACAACCAGAAGAATGAGTAATTTTGATACGGAAGGAATACAAAACGAAGGAGAGGAAGAATTTGCGGGAGTATTCATTGAAACAAATCCCAGCAACAGATGGGAAGCATTGGGAGAACCAGATACAAATCCCAGATGGGATACTTTGGGAGAACCAAGTGGGAggtataatttttatgttaattatGCGGCACCTCCCCCGGCTCCTTTTATTCCCCCTACCAGGTCCATGTGGGATGACGATGATGATCAAAGTACAGATGCAGCAGAAACTAAAGTAATTACGGAAGTTGTTCTCCCTAGCATATGGGAAGACACTCCGTGGGAAGAAGACCCATATCTTGATATCTATGGGTTTGAAGAGGAAGAAAATCATATCCCTAATGAACATGAATCTCACATTACGGAGGAAGATTatgaagaagacgaagaagacTTAAGTGTGCATTTCTT
Coding sequences within it:
- the LOC122016687 gene encoding copper-transporting ATPase PAA1, chloroplastic-like isoform X1 is translated as MESFAFCTMPLLAFSHSLKIPHRLYLRRLLVPPNPGLFTAGRARCFGSLHPNRPREIFLISLAGSLLRTSSLGSPVNRGLACISSSTGSSGPNGGGNDGTGRWDGDGGGDGGFRGSSAQSFSIGEESVEASSRVPDVIILDVGGMTCGGCAASVKRILESQPQVSSASVNLATETAIVWAIPETKVMPNWKQQLGVRLAGNLTTCGFKSSFRDSDRVNVYKVFERKMDEKLQKLKQSGRELAVSWALCAVCLLGHVSHIFKAGPSWLQTCHSTSFHMSLSLFTFFGPGRKLVLDGFRSLFMGSPNMNTLVGLGALSSFAVSTIAALIPKLGWKTFFEEPIMLIAFVLLGKNLEQRAKIKATSDMTGLLNILPAKARLMIHTDAREVPSTVEVPCSDLHIGDQVVVLPGDRVPADGIVKAGRSTVDESSFTGEPLPVTKLPGAEVTAGSINLNGTLTIGVRRPGGETAMGDIVRLVENAQTREAPVQRLADKVAGHFTYGVMALSAATFAFWSLFGSQLVPAALIQGSVVSLALQLSCSVLVVACPCALGLATPTAVLVGTSLGATRGLLLRGGDVLEKFAAVDTIVFDKTGTLTIGKPVVTRVMPSLFDEHEHSKENSDFKWTEADILRLAAGVESNTNHPIGKAIVEAAHSIGCENVKAKDGTFTEEPGSGAVAIIEKMKVSVGTLSWVRRHGVHGNQFPDVESQNQSVVYVGVDNALAGVIYFEDKVREDAQLVVETLAKQGINIYMLSGDKKNAAEYVASMIGIDKRKVLYEVKPEEKKRFISELQKEKQIVAMVGDGINDAAALASADVGIAMGEGVGAASDVSSVVLLGNRLSQLIDALDLSKSTMKTVKQNLWWAFAYNIVGIPVAAGVLLPSTGTILTPSIAGGLMGLSSVGVMMNSLLLRFKVEQNKKVDTDSKESRGSSDFLVQIQNQKQNPYPVK